From the genome of Rhizobium sp. NXC24, one region includes:
- a CDS encoding helix-turn-helix domain-containing protein: MTSHVLQFTELPDRDRRAVAPMPKLAEGDHVELRIHREGGQLQTLSLPASAVAPVEALLDHLRRGERVALLTEDQELSPTDASTILGISRPLVVVRMDRGDLPFRYVGKHRRAKLRDVLALKARLDARQQALDALGEDTEDLIVNHGL, from the coding sequence ATGACCAGCCACGTTCTTCAGTTTACCGAACTGCCGGATCGCGATCGCAGGGCCGTTGCGCCTATGCCCAAGCTGGCAGAAGGCGACCATGTCGAACTGCGGATTCACCGCGAAGGGGGGCAGCTTCAGACCCTTTCTCTCCCGGCCTCCGCTGTCGCACCTGTCGAAGCGCTCCTCGACCACTTGCGGCGCGGCGAGCGCGTCGCCCTGCTCACGGAAGATCAGGAATTAAGCCCGACCGACGCTTCGACGATTCTCGGCATCTCACGTCCTCTCGTTGTGGTGCGCATGGATCGCGGCGATCTGCCGTTCCGCTATGTTGGCAAGCATCGCCGAGCCAAGCTGCGGGATGTCCTCGCGCTCAAAGCCAGGCTCGATGCACGCCAACAAGCCCTCGATGCACTGGGGGAAGACACAGAGGATCTGATCGTCAATCATGGCCTCTAA